A single window of Paenibacillus sp. FSL H8-0537 DNA harbors:
- a CDS encoding spore germination protein — protein MPESKVNTTRDLYNELVSELGNSSDLSTRNCLIGEERIPASVVWIDGLVSKQNLNTDVISPLISGTQQMKLLDQSESPHQLLCSYILTANHVKMVYTCEECVPLLVFGWTIILVDDSEGAIAVNTQGLETRSIDEPASSSVIRGPRDGFVEALGVNISLIRRRIRDKAFRVETLTVGSLSHTKIAMVYIHDRAAKETVDEIRKRLQKIDIDAVLESHYIEEIIKDSPTSFFPTVYSTERPDDVAGIILDGRVAIVVDGTPFVLALPCTLFHLLKTTEDLYLAYPVATFIRWIRYAGFFITLLLPSTYVGILTYHPEMVPPQLLSSILSARDGVPFPVLMEALIMEIIFEGLREASIRMPRSIGSAISIVGALVIGESAVQAGIISSPSVMIVAGTAIASFTIPSISLSGTIRMLRFFMLMLASLLGLYGIIIGLFMLGVQLASIQSVGLPYLSPFAPFKKKEAEKAIFRVPWFTLRKKREN, from the coding sequence ATGCCCGAGAGCAAGGTAAACACGACGCGCGACCTTTATAATGAGCTAGTGTCCGAGCTTGGCAACAGCTCAGATTTATCAACGAGAAACTGCTTGATCGGCGAGGAACGTATTCCAGCCTCTGTCGTCTGGATAGACGGACTCGTAAGCAAGCAAAATTTAAATACCGATGTCATTTCACCGCTCATTTCAGGAACTCAGCAAATGAAGCTGCTGGATCAAAGTGAATCGCCTCATCAGCTGCTTTGCAGCTACATACTGACAGCCAATCATGTGAAAATGGTTTATACGTGCGAGGAATGCGTGCCTCTGCTCGTTTTCGGCTGGACGATTATTTTAGTAGATGACAGCGAAGGAGCCATTGCGGTCAATACGCAAGGCCTTGAAACCCGCAGCATTGATGAACCAGCTTCATCGAGTGTCATCCGCGGCCCGCGAGATGGCTTCGTCGAAGCTCTGGGCGTCAACATTTCGCTCATACGCAGGCGTATTCGCGACAAGGCTTTTCGTGTGGAAACGCTGACGGTTGGCAGCTTGTCGCATACCAAAATAGCGATGGTCTATATTCATGACCGGGCAGCGAAGGAAACGGTTGACGAAATACGCAAACGGCTTCAGAAAATCGATATCGATGCGGTATTGGAATCCCACTATATTGAGGAGATTATTAAAGACAGCCCTACCTCCTTTTTCCCTACGGTATACAGTACCGAGCGGCCTGATGATGTGGCTGGCATTATATTGGACGGGCGTGTGGCCATTGTGGTCGATGGCACTCCATTTGTGCTCGCCCTGCCTTGTACACTGTTTCATTTGCTCAAGACGACCGAGGATTTATATTTGGCTTACCCTGTAGCTACTTTCATTCGGTGGATTCGTTATGCCGGTTTTTTCATTACGCTGCTGCTGCCCTCTACCTATGTCGGCATTTTGACTTACCACCCGGAGATGGTGCCTCCGCAGCTCCTGAGCAGCATTTTGTCTGCACGCGATGGCGTTCCTTTTCCCGTCTTAATGGAGGCGCTGATTATGGAAATCATTTTTGAGGGACTGCGCGAGGCGAGCATTCGGATGCCCCGTTCAATTGGATCTGCCATCAGTATCGTAGGAGCACTCGTTATTGGCGAATCCGCAGTACAAGCCGGTATTATCTCTTCCCCATCGGTCATGATTGTTGCGGGCACAGCGATTGCCTCGTTCACGATTCCTTCGATTTCTCTATCGGGGACGATACGGATGCTGCGGTTTTTCATGCTGATGCTCGCTTCGCTTCTAGGGCTTTACGGGATCATTATTGGGCTGTTTATGCTGGGCGTTCAGCTTGCCTCCATTCAATCGGTAGGTTTGCCCTATTTATCGCCATTCGCTCCGTTTAAGAAAAAAGAAGCCGAGAAAGCCATATTTCGTGTTCCTTGGTTTACACTTCGCAAAAAACGTGAAAATTGA
- a CDS encoding nucleotidyltransferase domain-containing protein — MMDVADTLVKHIKSHFAKDVAIIAYYGSYAQGTATKRSDLDFFFIPTTPEGYKAMIQFVIDQISFDFWPISWERAAKMAAYQEPNTSIIADCKILYARSEEDLAQFEQLRASIAAAPQTDGLAFTEKAEEELRKSYMHLYAMVRREAGELATFRQEASGVLTHCLSSLTLLNRTYLKKVWGKSTEQILSFSIQPAGLKQQINTILRSTSCEELRQTCEQLVDDIHQLINDEKAAFDAGCSYPDRLKGFYEEIKGSFDKLRTACEQNDYETAFFWSIWVQDLTAQLLYFGEKGYWSANLASERNHQQLYLSMGFPDLVQALDPQNLALLLSAVESLDLLLESHLREQGVAIRHFQTLEQFEAFLQQSLK; from the coding sequence GTGATGGATGTTGCTGATACATTGGTCAAGCATATTAAATCTCATTTCGCAAAAGATGTAGCGATTATTGCTTATTATGGCTCATACGCACAGGGAACGGCTACAAAGCGCTCTGACTTGGACTTTTTTTTCATTCCAACTACGCCAGAAGGCTACAAGGCGATGATTCAGTTTGTAATCGATCAAATAAGTTTTGATTTTTGGCCAATTAGCTGGGAGCGAGCAGCCAAGATGGCTGCCTATCAAGAGCCTAATACCTCGATTATTGCAGATTGCAAAATCTTGTATGCGCGTTCAGAGGAAGATCTCGCCCAATTCGAGCAGCTGCGCGCTAGTATTGCCGCTGCTCCGCAAACGGATGGACTGGCATTCACGGAGAAGGCGGAGGAAGAGCTTCGCAAGTCTTATATGCATTTGTATGCAATGGTGAGACGCGAGGCAGGGGAACTCGCTACATTTCGCCAAGAAGCAAGCGGCGTGCTGACTCATTGTTTGAGCAGCCTTACCCTGCTTAACCGCACCTATTTGAAGAAGGTGTGGGGAAAAAGCACCGAGCAAATTTTAAGCTTTTCGATACAGCCAGCTGGACTTAAACAGCAAATAAATACAATTTTGCGCTCTACTTCATGTGAAGAACTGCGGCAAACATGCGAGCAGCTTGTTGATGATATTCATCAGTTAATTAATGATGAGAAAGCTGCGTTTGACGCCGGTTGCTCGTATCCCGACCGTTTAAAAGGCTTTTACGAGGAAATCAAGGGCAGCTTCGACAAGCTGCGGACAGCGTGTGAGCAGAACGATTATGAAACGGCATTTTTCTGGTCCATTTGGGTGCAGGATTTAACTGCCCAACTGCTCTATTTTGGCGAAAAAGGCTATTGGTCGGCTAATCTGGCTTCAGAAAGAAATCATCAGCAGCTATATTTAAGCATGGGGTTTCCTGATCTTGTGCAGGCTCTTGATCCGCAAAATTTAGCTCTGCTTCTTAGCGCCGTAGAAAGCTTGGACTTGCTGCTCGAAAGCCATCTTCGTGAACAGGGTGTAGCTATCCGGCATTTTCAAACTTTGGAGCAGTTTGAGGCATTCCTTCAGCAATCATTGAAATAA
- a CDS encoding NAD(P)H-dependent oxidoreductase codes for MAKTIGLIVGSLREKSYNRMVAQTLSELDATLAFKWIELKELPLFNEDLEAGDGPEAVQVFKAAIQAVDGVIIVSPEYNSGIPGVLKNAIDWASRPSRGSVLRRKPFGLIGATPGGMGTVHAQLQTRHILESVQAQVLPFQKLLISQVHTKVDGEQHRLTDEKTKEYLQAYLQKFVHWIDHVPELD; via the coding sequence ATGGCCAAAACAATTGGACTAATCGTAGGGAGCCTACGGGAAAAATCATATAATCGAATGGTGGCACAGACGCTAAGCGAACTGGATGCTACTCTTGCATTCAAGTGGATTGAGCTAAAGGAGCTTCCTTTGTTTAATGAAGATTTGGAAGCGGGAGACGGACCAGAGGCCGTGCAGGTATTTAAGGCGGCTATTCAAGCAGTGGATGGCGTCATTATTGTATCGCCGGAGTACAACTCAGGCATTCCCGGCGTGCTTAAAAATGCGATTGACTGGGCATCCAGACCATCTCGCGGCTCTGTACTGCGCAGAAAGCCATTCGGCCTAATTGGCGCAACGCCGGGCGGCATGGGAACCGTTCATGCCCAGCTTCAAACTAGGCATATCCTGGAGTCCGTCCAGGCGCAGGTGCTTCCTTTTCAAAAGCTGCTTATATCACAAGTGCATACGAAAGTGGATGGGGAGCAGCATCGCCTAACGGATGAGAAGACGAAGGAATATTTGCAGGCTTATTTGCAAAAGTTTGTGCATTGGATCGATCATGTTCCTGAATTGGATTAA